One segment of Senegalia massiliensis DNA contains the following:
- a CDS encoding ABC transporter substrate-binding protein, which yields MKKQKIKILSIIMLISFILTACTSTGGNNGEDEKQYEKASGGEIRIPISNVENMNPLLSENESLYSFYDLIYEGLFRFNNEHDIENLLAKNYSIKNEGRTINIELRSDVKWHDGESFTSEDVKFTLDMLRHAFKNKEYRDILSKYDKLIKPEDIEHIYNVNVIDEKNIEIDFDRSFSNSIETLSFPIFPSHQLSDEEENFSYDKFLESAEDFMAIGTGPYKISEYNKGESIVLEHNESWWNEEKPYIKNIKGIILKEDEFKKAFEDKKIDVLKTTFKSFDDFKNNNDVKIHEYPSNDFDLLGFNFKNDIFKGKEGKAIRKSIAYAIDREEIIEKVYNGNSTKARLPLLNNSYLINEENNNYEYNVKKAKKILKDAGFKKTGDKKLKFKLITNSNDKYRKETADMIVEYLEEIGMEIEKIYQEDIEKMMSEIEKGDFDISLLGLELSESPNLAFAFHSEKIKDGTNFISYKNKDMDKLLVEAFSAKDRKIKKEKYFEMQKILLEDLPYVGLFFTNNALIMDERIKGDIDPLEYGMYNNIQKWFIPKELQENKTEENTGGEKQD from the coding sequence TTGAAAAAACAAAAGATTAAAATATTGTCAATTATAATGTTGATAAGTTTTATCTTAACTGCATGTACAAGTACTGGAGGAAATAACGGTGAAGATGAAAAACAATATGAAAAAGCAAGTGGTGGAGAAATTAGAATTCCAATTTCAAATGTAGAAAATATGAATCCGTTATTAAGTGAAAACGAAAGTCTATATAGTTTTTATGATTTAATTTATGAAGGGCTATTTAGATTCAATAATGAGCATGATATAGAAAATTTATTAGCAAAGAATTATTCTATAAAAAATGAAGGGCGTACTATAAATATAGAATTAAGAAGTGACGTAAAATGGCATGATGGAGAAAGTTTTACTAGTGAAGATGTTAAGTTTACTTTAGATATGTTAAGACATGCATTTAAAAATAAAGAATATAGAGATATATTATCTAAATATGATAAATTAATTAAACCTGAAGATATAGAACATATATATAATGTTAATGTTATTGATGAAAAAAATATAGAAATTGATTTTGATAGAAGTTTTAGTAATTCGATTGAAACATTAAGCTTTCCTATATTTCCGTCGCATCAACTTTCTGACGAAGAAGAAAATTTTTCCTATGATAAATTTTTAGAAAGTGCAGAAGATTTTATGGCTATAGGGACTGGCCCTTATAAAATTTCTGAATATAATAAGGGAGAAAGCATAGTTCTAGAACATAATGAAAGTTGGTGGAATGAAGAAAAGCCATATATTAAAAATATAAAAGGTATAATATTAAAAGAAGATGAATTTAAAAAAGCTTTTGAAGATAAAAAAATTGATGTACTAAAAACTACTTTTAAGAGTTTTGATGATTTTAAAAACAATAATGATGTAAAAATTCATGAATATCCAAGTAATGATTTTGATCTTTTAGGGTTTAATTTTAAAAATGATATATTTAAAGGAAAAGAAGGTAAAGCGATAAGAAAATCAATAGCATATGCCATTGATAGAGAAGAGATAATTGAAAAAGTTTATAATGGTAATTCTACTAAAGCAAGACTTCCTCTATTAAATAATTCTTATTTAATAAATGAAGAAAATAATAATTATGAATATAATGTTAAAAAAGCAAAAAAAATATTAAAAGATGCTGGATTCAAAAAAACAGGAGATAAAAAACTTAAATTTAAATTAATTACAAACTCTAATGATAAATATAGAAAAGAAACTGCAGATATGATAGTAGAATATTTAGAAGAAATTGGAATGGAAATAGAAAAGATATATCAAGAAGATATAGAAAAAATGATGAGTGAAATAGAAAAAGGAGATTTTGATATTTCATTATTAGGCTTAGAGTTATCTGAAAGTCCGAATTTGGCATTTGCTTTTCATTCTGAGAAAATAAAAGATGGTACTAATTTCATTTCATATAAAAATAAAGATATGGATAAGCTTTTAGTTGAAGCCTTTAGTGCTAAAGATAGAAAAATAAAAAAAGAAAAATATTTTGAAATGCAAAAAATATTATTAGAAGATTTACCATATGTAGGGTTGTTTTTTACGAATAATGCTTTAATAATGGATGAAAGAATTAAAGGTGATATAGATCCATTAGAATATGGCATGTATAATAATATTCAAAAATGGTTTATACCAAAAGAGTTACAAGAAAATAAAACAGAAGAAAATACAGGTGGAGAGAAACAAGATTAA
- a CDS encoding lytic transglycosylase domain-containing protein — MKKKKIILYLFLILIVLTLFNVKNIGRAIYPLKYKDYIGIYSQTNELEPNLVAAIINVESNFDNEAVSNKNAIGLMQILPETAKWIADINNINEFEEYMLYEPGTNIKLGTCYIRNLIEQFESLDLALAAYNGGSGNVNKWLKDKRYSEDGKKLDSIPFKETEEYVEKVKIQSKIYKFLYNF; from the coding sequence CTGAAAAAGAAAAAAATAATCTTATATCTATTTTTGATATTGATTGTACTAACATTATTCAATGTTAAAAACATAGGGCGGGCTATATATCCCTTAAAATACAAAGATTATATAGGGATATATTCCCAAACAAATGAATTAGAACCTAATTTGGTAGCAGCAATAATAAATGTTGAAAGTAATTTTGATAATGAGGCAGTTTCTAATAAAAATGCAATTGGACTTATGCAAATATTACCAGAAACAGCTAAATGGATTGCTGATATAAATAATATAAATGAGTTTGAAGAATACATGCTTTATGAACCTGGAACAAATATAAAGTTGGGTACGTGTTATATTAGAAATTTAATAGAACAATTTGAAAGTCTAGATTTAGCTTTAGCCGCATACAACGGAGGTAGTGGAAATGTTAATAAGTGGCTTAAGGATAAAAGGTATAGTGAAGATGGAAAAAAGCTAGATTCTATACCATTTAAGGAAACAGAAGAATATGTAGAAAAAGTAAAAATTCAAAGTAAAATATATAAATTTTTATATAATTTTTAA
- the coaE gene encoding dephospho-CoA kinase (Dephospho-CoA kinase (CoaE) performs the final step in coenzyme A biosynthesis.), which translates to MGQNKIKIIGLTGGIATGKTTVKNILIKYGYKVIDADEISREVVKKNKPAYKDIVDFFGKDVLNSNDEINREKLGGIIFNKKDLRNKLNEIVHPRVYESIRNNIYKYIKENQKVIFIDIPLLIEVRKRLEKEKIIFDEIWLIYLNKDEQIKRLMNRDRYTFKEAMSRINAQIDIDEKIKYCDIVIDNSRDIEHTKRQLKVALSKNDFM; encoded by the coding sequence ATGGGACAAAATAAAATTAAAATAATAGGTTTAACAGGTGGTATCGCTACAGGGAAAACTACTGTAAAAAATATACTAATAAAATATGGATATAAAGTAATAGATGCAGATGAAATATCAAGAGAAGTAGTTAAAAAAAACAAACCAGCATATAAAGACATAGTAGATTTTTTTGGCAAAGATGTGTTAAATTCAAATGATGAAATAAACCGTGAAAAATTAGGTGGTATTATTTTTAATAAAAAAGATTTAAGAAATAAACTTAATGAGATAGTACATCCTAGAGTATATGAATCTATTAGAAACAATATTTACAAATATATTAAAGAAAATCAAAAAGTGATATTTATAGATATACCACTTTTAATAGAAGTAAGAAAAAGGTTAGAAAAAGAAAAGATAATATTTGATGAAATTTGGCTTATATACTTAAATAAAGATGAACAAATAAAGCGTTTAATGAATAGAGATAGATATACATTTAAAGAAGCTATGAGTAGAATAAATGCTCAAATAGATATTGATGAAAAAATTAAATATTGTGATATAGTAATAGATAATTCTAGAGATATTGAACACACCAAAAGACAACTTAAGGTAGCTTTAAGTAAAAATGACTTCATGTAG
- the polA gene encoding DNA polymerase I, translated as MKNRKVVLIDGNSLLHRAYHALPPLKNKEGLFTNGVYGFMTMLYKILDDYKPEYVSVAFDKKGPTFRHEEYKEYKAGRKKTPDDLKMQFPMLKDILDRMNIHWIEFAGYEADDIVGTFSKHCSTKNMDVIVVTGDKDYLQLVDKNIKVLITKKGMTNLEEYDEQAMFDRYSLTPDEFVDLKGLMGDKSDNIPGVPGVGEKTGIKLLKKYNSIENIYENIDEISGKKLKERLIENRNQAFMSKMLAKIVTNVPLDIDLEDIKKEEPNQSELLELYTQFEFKSFIDKFDKEIIQDSKEKIDTEVEILDSKDELYKIVNGIDKGNFIFKFIVNGENNLKDKILGVGFKYNDDKSYYISFGDEKDTKEKLNILSSVFQNDKIAKIGHDIKEDILILFRYGIDIYNVFFDSLVAGYLLQASQKEYSLKTLADEYFNISMQNEEDLLGKGRNKKSFDEISIDTIADFIATKLNIINKLKKVLLEKIEEYDMKDLLENIEMPLIKVLADMQYQGFKIDIEKLKELGLEFENQINNLTEEIYDLSGEEFNINSPKQLGVILFEKLELPVIKKTKTGYSTNAEVLDKLLGKHDVIEKILQYRQIVKLKSTYIDGLIPLINKDTNKVHSSFNQTITTTGRISSTNPNLQNIPIKTEEGRKIRKVFVSKDKEHKLVDADYSQIELRVLAHISGDPKLIEAFENKDDIHAKTASEVFEVERKDVTSLMRSRAKAVNFGIVYGISDYGLSRDLNISRKESKKYIDNYLKNYSLVKNYMEDIVNIAKKDGYVKTLLNRRRFIPEIKSRNYNVRSFGERTAMNTPIQGTAADIIKIAMINVYRELKNRDLKSKLILQIHDELIIETHIDEIEEVKSLLKELMENAIKLNVPLTVDMNVGNSWYGTK; from the coding sequence GTGAAAAACAGAAAAGTAGTTTTAATAGATGGGAATAGTTTGTTACATAGAGCTTATCATGCACTTCCACCACTTAAAAATAAAGAAGGATTATTTACTAATGGTGTGTATGGTTTTATGACAATGCTATATAAAATTTTAGATGATTATAAACCAGAATATGTTTCAGTAGCATTTGATAAAAAGGGTCCAACTTTTAGACATGAAGAATATAAAGAATATAAAGCTGGGAGAAAGAAAACACCAGATGATTTAAAAATGCAGTTTCCTATGTTAAAAGATATATTGGATAGGATGAATATTCATTGGATAGAATTTGCAGGTTATGAAGCTGATGATATAGTTGGGACATTTTCAAAACATTGCAGTACTAAGAATATGGATGTAATTGTAGTTACAGGTGATAAAGACTATTTACAATTAGTAGATAAGAATATAAAAGTATTAATAACTAAAAAGGGAATGACTAATTTAGAAGAATATGATGAACAAGCTATGTTTGATAGATATAGCTTAACACCGGATGAATTTGTAGATTTAAAAGGACTTATGGGAGATAAATCGGATAATATACCTGGGGTTCCAGGAGTAGGTGAAAAGACTGGTATAAAATTACTTAAAAAATATAATTCTATAGAAAATATATATGAAAACATAGATGAAATATCTGGAAAAAAATTAAAAGAAAGATTAATTGAAAATAGAAATCAAGCTTTTATGAGTAAGATGCTAGCAAAAATTGTAACAAATGTTCCATTAGATATAGATTTAGAAGATATAAAAAAGGAAGAACCTAATCAATCTGAGTTATTAGAATTATATACTCAGTTTGAATTTAAAAGTTTTATTGATAAATTTGATAAAGAAATTATACAAGATTCTAAAGAAAAGATAGATACAGAAGTAGAAATATTAGACTCTAAAGATGAATTATATAAGATAGTTAATGGTATAGATAAAGGTAATTTTATATTTAAATTTATAGTAAATGGTGAAAATAATTTAAAAGATAAAATTTTAGGTGTTGGATTTAAATATAATGATGACAAATCATATTATATTTCATTTGGTGATGAAAAAGATACTAAAGAAAAATTAAATATTTTATCTTCAGTATTTCAAAATGATAAAATTGCTAAAATAGGTCATGATATCAAAGAAGATATTTTAATTCTATTTAGATATGGAATAGATATATATAATGTATTTTTTGATTCCTTAGTAGCAGGGTATTTATTACAAGCTTCACAAAAAGAATATTCACTAAAAACATTAGCAGATGAATATTTTAATATATCTATGCAGAATGAGGAAGATTTATTAGGTAAGGGTAGAAATAAAAAATCTTTTGATGAAATATCAATTGACACTATAGCTGATTTTATAGCTACTAAATTAAATATAATTAATAAATTGAAAAAAGTATTGTTAGAAAAGATAGAAGAATACGATATGAAAGACCTTCTTGAAAACATAGAGATGCCACTTATAAAAGTTTTAGCAGATATGCAATATCAAGGTTTTAAGATTGATATAGAAAAATTAAAAGAATTAGGATTAGAATTTGAGAATCAAATAAATAATTTAACTGAAGAAATATATGATTTGAGTGGAGAAGAGTTTAATATAAATTCTCCAAAACAATTAGGAGTTATTTTATTTGAAAAGCTTGAACTTCCTGTTATAAAAAAGACTAAAACAGGTTATTCAACTAATGCTGAAGTTTTAGATAAATTGTTGGGGAAACATGATGTGATAGAAAAAATATTACAGTATAGACAAATTGTGAAACTTAAATCAACTTATATAGATGGGCTTATACCTTTAATTAATAAAGATACAAATAAGGTTCATTCTAGTTTCAATCAAACAATAACTACAACAGGTAGGATAAGTAGTACAAATCCTAACCTTCAAAATATTCCTATAAAAACTGAAGAAGGAAGAAAAATAAGAAAAGTTTTTGTTTCAAAAGATAAAGAGCATAAATTAGTAGATGCAGATTATTCACAAATAGAACTTCGAGTTTTAGCTCATATATCTGGAGATCCTAAATTAATAGAGGCATTTGAAAATAAAGATGATATTCATGCAAAAACTGCTTCTGAAGTTTTTGAGGTGGAAAGAAAAGATGTAACATCACTAATGAGGAGTAGAGCTAAAGCGGTGAATTTTGGTATAGTTTATGGAATAAGTGACTATGGACTTTCTCGTGATTTAAATATAAGTAGAAAAGAATCAAAAAAATATATTGATAATTATCTAAAAAATTATAGTTTAGTTAAAAATTACATGGAGGATATAGTGAATATTGCCAAAAAAGATGGATATGTAAAAACATTGTTAAATAGAAGGAGATTTATTCCAGAAATAAAATCCAGAAATTATAATGTAAGATCATTTGGTGAAAGGACAGCTATGAATACCCCTATACAGGGTACAGCAGCAGATATCATTAAAATAGCTATGATAAATGTATATAGAGAACTAAAAAATAGAGATTTAAAATCAAAACTGATTCTTCAAATTCATGATGAGTTAATAATAGAAACACATATAGATGAAATAGAGGAAGTTAAATCTTTACTTAAAGAGTTAATGGAGAATGCAATAAAATTAAATGTACCATTAACTGTGGATATGAATGTAGGGAATAGTTGGTATGGGACAAAATAA
- a CDS encoding FtsK/SpoIIIE domain-containing protein — MGNKDSSLFEVGLSSVVGGILMITFGATTGGIGFCGLGGLSCLYHFLEKHNSKFDKLMKNIGIINKDERLPKLKEKQNTNFGYRLIFDLPHGINSDDFKRKQLSIEEFLNNKVNIKYINKCIYIDVYEKDLELHPYQFYKNNNLEIAIGHSMSGLEKINIKKAPHILIAGETGSGKSTLLRGIITNLILNKNTELHLIDLKNGAEFNVFRKSKYVKSFSRTIEESEKILNKLLIEVDERYDKFFENDCVDIEEYNKISKSKMKYKVLIIDEFADLQNEKDSIKILESLASKSRASGIHLIIATQRPDAKVLNGRIKANVPCVIGLKTMNEINSRIIIDRSGLEKLKGRGHGIYKDIEFQSMNLSVSKARDLIKHTYIKKKVEKLEEKSNGELPNDFNLGDLYDN; from the coding sequence ATGGGTAACAAAGATAGTAGTTTATTTGAAGTAGGACTAAGCTCGGTTGTCGGTGGAATATTAATGATTACGTTCGGAGCAACAACTGGTGGAATTGGATTTTGTGGCTTAGGTGGATTGTCTTGTTTGTATCATTTTTTAGAAAAACACAATTCTAAATTTGATAAACTAATGAAAAATATAGGAATAATTAATAAAGATGAAAGATTGCCTAAGCTAAAAGAAAAGCAAAATACTAATTTTGGATATAGATTAATTTTTGATTTACCACATGGGATAAATAGTGATGATTTCAAAAGAAAACAATTATCTATAGAAGAATTTTTAAATAACAAAGTAAACATAAAATATATAAATAAATGTATCTATATTGATGTATATGAGAAGGATTTAGAATTACATCCTTATCAATTTTATAAAAATAATAATTTAGAAATAGCAATAGGACACAGTATGTCCGGTTTAGAAAAAATCAATATCAAAAAAGCTCCTCACATTTTAATAGCAGGAGAAACTGGTTCAGGGAAATCTACATTACTTAGAGGGATAATAACAAACCTTATACTTAATAAAAATACGGAATTACATCTAATCGATTTAAAAAACGGTGCTGAATTTAATGTTTTTAGGAAAAGCAAATATGTAAAATCTTTTAGTAGAACTATAGAAGAATCTGAAAAAATATTAAATAAATTACTTATAGAGGTTGATGAAAGATATGACAAGTTTTTTGAAAATGATTGTGTAGATATAGAAGAATATAATAAAATATCTAAATCTAAAATGAAATACAAAGTATTAATTATAGATGAATTTGCAGACTTGCAGAATGAAAAGGATAGTATAAAGATTTTAGAATCATTAGCTTCAAAAAGTAGAGCGTCAGGAATTCATCTTATTATTGCAACTCAAAGGCCTGATGCTAAAGTACTAAATGGTAGAATAAAAGCAAATGTACCATGCGTGATAGGACTTAAGACTATGAATGAAATTAATAGTCGTATAATAATAGATAGATCAGGATTAGAAAAATTAAAAGGTAGAGGTCATGGAATATATAAAGATATAGAATTTCAATCAATGAATTTATCCGTATCAAAAGCTAGAGATTTAATTAAACATACATACATAAAAAAGAAAGTAGAAAAACTAGAAGAAAAAAGTAATGGAGAATTACCTAATGATTTTAATCTAGGTGATTTATATGATAACTGA
- a CDS encoding helix-turn-helix transcriptional regulator — protein MGVKNRLGEIRLQKGYKFQKDFAEFLELSQYQYNRYERNERQPSLEIALKISDKLNIDVKDFMYLE, from the coding sequence ATGGGGGTAAAAAATAGATTAGGGGAAATAAGGCTTCAGAAAGGATACAAGTTTCAAAAAGATTTTGCAGAGTTTTTAGAACTAAGTCAATATCAATATAACAGATATGAGAGAAATGAAAGGCAACCTTCATTAGAAATAGCTTTGAAAATTTCAGATAAATTAAATATAGATGTAAAAGATTTTATGTACCTGGAATAA
- a CDS encoding Spo0E family sporulation regulatory protein-aspartic acid phosphatase: protein MGKVEDVEEKMTSLKKQMHKLLHKNDFIITTEIIDISQELDEVIYLYHKIKNKIN from the coding sequence ATGGGGAAAGTAGAAGATGTTGAAGAGAAAATGACATCATTAAAAAAACAAATGCACAAACTACTACATAAGAATGATTTTATAATTACAACAGAAATAATAGATATAAGTCAAGAACTAGATGAAGTTATATATCTATATCATAAAATAAAAAATAAAATCAATTGA
- a CDS encoding peptidoglycan recognition protein family protein, translating to MSNSPLVEYTKISPNSSNPRKKKIKKITIHHEAGILSLQTLGAIFARKSRKASSNYGVDKNGRIGMYVEEKNRAWTSGSPSNDHQAITIEVANDRIGGNWSVSDKALEGTINLCVDICKRNGIKKLVYTGDSRGNLTRHNMFQNTNCPGPYLQSKFPYIAREVNKRLGYKSEQITIGQITLPKRGYFNKGDRAGSVKIIQKYLKELGFNVGRYGVDGVYGSDTIKAVRQFQKKYKLKIDGSVGVEAANKLKDIFQKPEPKKDINRVYINGKKVGSFAEEKNIINQVKQNLNKADKIEIIKK from the coding sequence ATGAGCAATAGTCCTTTAGTTGAATATACAAAAATATCACCAAATAGTTCAAATCCTAGAAAGAAAAAAATTAAAAAGATAACTATACATCATGAAGCAGGAATCTTATCTTTACAAACTCTAGGTGCTATATTCGCAAGAAAATCACGTAAAGCAAGTTCTAATTATGGAGTAGACAAGAACGGTAGAATAGGTATGTATGTAGAAGAGAAAAATAGAGCGTGGACTTCTGGAAGTCCTTCAAATGATCATCAAGCAATTACCATTGAAGTAGCTAATGATAGAATAGGTGGCAATTGGTCAGTATCAGACAAAGCTCTAGAAGGTACTATTAATTTATGTGTAGATATATGTAAAAGAAATGGAATTAAAAAATTAGTTTATACTGGAGATTCAAGAGGAAATTTAACTAGACATAATATGTTTCAAAACACAAATTGTCCTGGACCATATTTACAAAGTAAATTTCCTTATATAGCTAGAGAAGTAAACAAAAGATTAGGATATAAAAGTGAACAAATAACTATAGGTCAAATTACTTTACCTAAAAGAGGTTATTTTAATAAAGGAGATAGAGCAGGTAGTGTGAAAATAATTCAAAAATATTTAAAAGAATTAGGTTTTAATGTTGGAAGATATGGAGTAGATGGTGTTTATGGCAGTGATACCATCAAAGCAGTTAGGCAATTTCAAAAAAAGTATAAGTTAAAGATTGATGGTTCTGTAGGAGTAGAAGCAGCTAATAAACTTAAAGATATATTTCAAAAACCTGAACCTAAAAAAGATATAAATAGAGTATATATAAATGGTAAAAAAGTTGGATCATTTGCAGAAGAAAAAAATATCATCAATCAAGTTAAGCAAAATCTTAATAAGGCAGATAAGATAGAAATAATAAAGAAATAA
- a CDS encoding phage holin family protein, translating to MDFLEFVIEEALIMVPVLYFLGYVLKNTNLLNDKYIPIAITLLSIGITPAVLGAYSPDNIVQAILVAAAAVFTNQVIKQTKGGRK from the coding sequence ATGGATTTTTTAGAATTTGTAATTGAAGAAGCATTAATTATGGTACCAGTTTTATATTTTTTAGGTTATGTGTTGAAAAACACTAATCTATTAAATGACAAATATATACCTATAGCTATTACATTATTATCTATAGGTATAACACCTGCAGTATTAGGAGCATATTCTCCTGATAATATAGTACAAGCAATTTTAGTTGCTGCTGCAGCTGTATTTACAAATCAAGTTATAAAGCAAACTAAAGGAGGCAGAAAATAA